In a genomic window of Occallatibacter riparius:
- the rpsF gene encoding 30S ribosomal protein S6 yields the protein MSRVYEVMFIVRPDAAEEDVDKLIAGFATTVTNGGGTVKSTEKMGRRKLAYLVRKFNDGNYILLTIEADGATVHELERRLRVSEPVIKFITVRMDEEEKRLAKIKAIRASRRKLSAEPAAAAPVAAPAAPAAPAAEPAETAPASA from the coding sequence ATGTCCCGTGTATACGAAGTAATGTTCATCGTTCGGCCCGACGCGGCCGAAGAGGATGTCGACAAGCTGATCGCTGGCTTTGCCACCACCGTCACCAATGGCGGCGGCACAGTCAAGTCGACGGAGAAGATGGGCCGCCGCAAGCTCGCCTATCTCGTCCGCAAGTTTAACGACGGCAACTACATTCTGCTCACCATCGAGGCCGACGGCGCCACGGTGCACGAGCTGGAGCGCCGCCTCCGCGTCTCCGAGCCTGTGATCAAGTTCATCACCGTGCGCATGGATGAGGAAGAGAAGCGCCTGGCCAAGATCAAAGCCATCCGCGCCTCGCGCCGCAAGCTCAGCGCCGAGCCCGCCGCCGCAGCCCCCGTTGCTGCCCCGGCCGCTCCGGCTGCGCCTGCCGCCGAGCCCGCCGAGACTGCCCCGGCCAGCGCCTAA
- a CDS encoding ribose-phosphate diphosphokinase, translating to METGSLTATLEDKQQPESGKDGGSKDPGQGGPTDSKGPGGSKPAAERKRSRNLSEDKRFKLFSGTANRPLSEEIARHIGVKVGEAKLQRFADGEVYFQLLENVRGVDVFVVQPTCYPVDQHLVELLVMIDALKRASAARITVVVPYYGYARQDRKDRPRVAISAKLIADLLTTAGANRALFVDLHAAQIQGFFNIPVDHLFASPVLVSYFKELNLPNLIVVSPDAGGVERARFFAQKVGAPLAIVDKRRTDINVAEVMHVVGDVKGKSCLIIDDIIDTAGTLVKTVDALYASGAATVHACASHAVLSGPAIERIAASRLEQVVVTDTIPLREAAQKLSKIKVLTISGLLGAAIESIHMETSVSTLFS from the coding sequence ATGGAAACAGGATCGTTGACTGCAACACTGGAAGATAAGCAGCAGCCGGAGTCGGGTAAAGACGGCGGGTCCAAGGATCCGGGCCAGGGCGGCCCAACGGATTCCAAGGGGCCCGGCGGTAGCAAACCGGCCGCCGAGCGCAAGCGCTCTCGCAATCTCAGCGAGGACAAGCGCTTCAAGCTCTTCTCCGGCACGGCCAACCGGCCGCTCTCTGAAGAAATCGCCCGGCACATCGGCGTCAAGGTGGGCGAGGCCAAGCTGCAGCGCTTTGCCGACGGCGAAGTCTACTTCCAGTTGCTTGAAAACGTCCGCGGAGTTGATGTGTTCGTGGTGCAGCCCACCTGCTATCCGGTGGACCAGCACCTGGTCGAGCTCCTGGTCATGATCGATGCGCTCAAGCGCGCTTCGGCGGCCCGCATCACGGTGGTCGTTCCTTATTACGGATACGCCCGCCAGGATCGCAAGGACCGCCCCCGCGTTGCCATCAGCGCCAAGCTCATCGCTGACCTGCTCACCACCGCCGGCGCCAACCGCGCTCTCTTCGTTGACCTGCACGCCGCGCAGATTCAGGGCTTCTTCAATATCCCGGTCGACCATCTCTTCGCCAGCCCAGTGCTGGTGAGCTACTTCAAGGAACTGAACCTCCCCAATCTCATCGTCGTCTCGCCGGATGCGGGCGGCGTGGAGCGGGCCCGGTTCTTCGCGCAGAAAGTGGGCGCTCCGCTGGCCATCGTCGACAAGCGCCGCACTGACATCAACGTAGCCGAGGTCATGCACGTGGTCGGCGATGTGAAGGGCAAGTCCTGCCTCATCATCGACGACATCATTGACACCGCCGGCACGCTGGTCAAAACGGTCGACGCCCTTTACGCAAGCGGCGCAGCCACGGTCCACGCCTGCGCCAGCCACGCCGTGCTTTCGGGCCCGGCCATTGAACGCATTGCCGCCTCGCGCCTGGAACAGGTCGTCGTCACAGACACCATTCCCCTGCGCGAAGCCGCACAGAAGCTTAGCAAAATCAAGGTGCTCACCATCTCCGGCCTCCTGGGCGCGGCAATCGAGAGCATCCACATGGAGACCAGCGTCTCGACGCTGTTCTCCTAG
- a CDS encoding 50S ribosomal protein L25, which translates to MPEVVVATPRQGKFNKNAARRVRRAGKIPAVLYGAGHEPVAVEVDPKAISRILFSESGHNTIFDVTLGEQANAAKAMIVDWQREPINDKLIHIDLKRIALDKVLRVSVPIKLVGTSVGVKTHGGILDQVLREVEIECLPGDIPSHIDVDISNLDLHQVLRVSELPHSDKIKFLDDEDTTVAHVVSIREEAPAAVDAATVATAGTTAEPEVAKKGKTDDAAAAKKEGKK; encoded by the coding sequence ATGCCTGAAGTCGTCGTAGCTACGCCCCGTCAGGGCAAGTTCAACAAGAATGCCGCGCGCCGCGTTCGCCGCGCCGGAAAGATTCCCGCTGTCCTTTATGGCGCTGGCCACGAGCCCGTCGCCGTTGAAGTCGATCCCAAGGCGATCTCCCGGATCCTCTTCTCCGAGTCCGGCCATAACACCATCTTCGACGTCACCCTCGGCGAGCAGGCCAATGCCGCCAAGGCCATGATCGTCGACTGGCAGCGCGAGCCCATCAACGACAAGCTGATCCACATTGACCTCAAGCGCATCGCCCTCGACAAGGTCCTGCGCGTCAGCGTGCCCATCAAGCTCGTCGGAACCTCCGTCGGCGTCAAGACCCACGGCGGCATCCTCGACCAGGTTCTGCGTGAAGTCGAAATCGAGTGCCTCCCCGGCGATATCCCGAGCCACATCGACGTCGACATCTCCAACCTCGACCTGCATCAGGTCCTGCGCGTCAGCGAATTGCCGCACTCGGACAAGATCAAGTTCCTCGACGACGAAGACACCACGGTCGCCCACGTTGTCTCCATCCGCGAAGAAGCTCCCGCGGCTGTGGATGCAGCCACCGTCGCCACTGCCGGCACCACGGCCGAGCCCGAAGTCGCCAAGAAGGGCAAGACCGACGACGCCGCTGCCGCCAAGAAGGAAGGCAAGAAGTAA
- a CDS encoding 4-(cytidine 5'-diphospho)-2-C-methyl-D-erythritol kinase, translating to MPTTVRSHAKINLGLYIGAPRPDGFHALVTVYQTLEMHDLVTVSARHAARTSIRITSNDRRVPTDSRNTAWKMVERGLQLFGVSAEVEIHIEKHLPVQGGLGAGSANAVAALIGLEAELQMSQAGAPELPAPGYRLTASSRRLEISAQVGSDVPLFLIGGTILGLDRGQEVYPLPDIEPVWCVVATPSVGVSTPQAFRDWDAHCAAEGLTQEASAVKLKELSRAYASAFAGNIPKGRQAGSSGVPPHSKTVGGDLAGPLGSALVRTGITSWIANDFERVVFRQHPSLAEIKRLLASSGTPEAALHASLSGSGSALFGLYLTREMAEAACARLQAAGVASTLTRTLPRPKYWGQMLQP from the coding sequence ATGCCCACAACCGTCCGCTCGCACGCCAAGATCAACCTGGGACTGTACATCGGCGCTCCGCGTCCGGACGGTTTTCACGCCCTCGTCACGGTCTACCAGACCCTCGAAATGCACGACCTGGTCACGGTTTCCGCCCGTCACGCCGCGCGGACCTCGATCCGAATCACGTCGAACGACCGCCGAGTGCCAACGGATAGCCGCAATACTGCCTGGAAGATGGTTGAGCGTGGCCTGCAGCTTTTCGGGGTTAGCGCCGAAGTCGAAATCCACATCGAGAAGCACCTTCCCGTGCAGGGCGGTCTGGGCGCCGGGTCTGCAAACGCTGTCGCAGCGTTGATTGGACTTGAAGCCGAACTTCAGATGTCGCAGGCTGGCGCTCCCGAGCTACCGGCACCCGGCTACCGGCTAACGGCTTCCTCACGCCGCCTCGAAATCTCCGCCCAGGTCGGCTCGGATGTCCCTTTGTTTCTTATTGGTGGCACGATCCTCGGCCTCGACCGCGGTCAGGAAGTCTACCCCCTCCCCGACATCGAACCCGTCTGGTGCGTGGTCGCCACCCCCTCCGTCGGCGTCTCCACCCCCCAGGCATTCCGCGACTGGGACGCCCACTGCGCCGCCGAAGGTTTGACCCAGGAGGCAAGTGCCGTTAAACTAAAGGAGTTGAGCCGCGCCTATGCCAGCGCCTTTGCGGGAAACATCCCGAAAGGACGGCAGGCAGGTTCCTCCGGTGTCCCCCCCCATAGCAAGACGGTCGGAGGGGACCTCGCCGGACCACTCGGGTCCGCGCTTGTCCGCACCGGGATTACGAGCTGGATTGCGAATGACTTTGAACGTGTGGTCTTCCGCCAGCATCCTTCCCTTGCTGAAATCAAGCGCCTGCTCGCGTCTTCCGGCACTCCGGAGGCAGCCCTGCATGCTTCGCTGTCCGGGTCCGGTTCGGCTCTCTTCGGGTTATACCTGACCCGGGAGATGGCCGAAGCAGCCTGCGCACGACTGCAGGCGGCAGGAGTCGCAAGCACGTTGACGCGCACTCTGCCTCGCCCCAAGTACTGGGGTCAAATGCTTCAGCCGTAA
- the rpsR gene encoding 30S ribosomal protein S18 gives MADETQAKAPESGAPAQSGPSSDRPERPSSDRPDRPSSGGPGGPRGPRTGGPGGPGGRGKFFRRKKVCKFCTEKIDAIPYRDVRLLQGFVAERGKIVPRRLTGVCTTHQRRLTRAIKQARNIALLPFATRH, from the coding sequence ATGGCTGACGAAACACAAGCAAAGGCGCCCGAGTCCGGCGCACCTGCACAAAGCGGTCCCAGCTCCGACCGTCCCGAACGTCCCAGCTCTGATCGTCCTGATCGTCCGAGCTCCGGCGGTCCCGGCGGACCCCGGGGACCCCGCACCGGTGGCCCTGGCGGCCCCGGCGGACGCGGCAAGTTCTTCCGCCGCAAGAAGGTCTGCAAGTTCTGCACCGAAAAGATCGACGCCATCCCCTATCGCGATGTGCGCCTCCTGCAGGGCTTCGTAGCCGAGCGCGGCAAGATCGTGCCTCGCCGTCTCACCGGCGTCTGCACCACCCACCAGCGCCGCCTCACCCGCGCCATCAAGCAGGCCCGCAACATCGCCCTGCTGCCCTTCGCCACCCGTCACTAA
- the ric gene encoding iron-sulfur cluster repair di-iron protein, whose product MTVATQTVRDIALENPATIRVFEKFGIDYCCGGRKPLTEACEANSIAVDEVIAALERAAAEPVPQADNWAGRSLVELVDYIINTHHAYVNQETPRLTQLAARVVARHGDTKPELPIIQAKVAELVEELSSHLGKEEMILFPHIVRLERAMDKGQPAPRGCFGTVSNPIAMMTSEHDSAGTLMAEIRKLSGDYTPPIGACPTFLNFYNSLREFEQDLHQHIHLENNILFPKAIALEQGIGSSYQG is encoded by the coding sequence ATGACCGTTGCCACACAGACCGTACGCGACATCGCCCTTGAGAACCCCGCGACCATTCGCGTCTTTGAGAAGTTCGGAATTGACTATTGCTGCGGCGGCCGCAAGCCGCTCACCGAGGCCTGTGAGGCCAACAGCATCGCTGTCGACGAAGTAATCGCCGCCCTCGAGCGCGCCGCCGCAGAGCCCGTTCCCCAGGCCGACAACTGGGCCGGCAGGTCCCTCGTCGAACTGGTCGACTACATCATCAACACCCACCACGCCTATGTGAATCAGGAAACCCCGCGGCTCACGCAACTTGCCGCCCGGGTCGTCGCCCGCCACGGCGACACCAAGCCCGAGCTGCCCATCATCCAGGCCAAAGTTGCTGAACTCGTCGAAGAACTTTCCAGCCATCTCGGCAAGGAAGAGATGATCCTCTTCCCGCACATCGTTCGCCTTGAGCGCGCCATGGACAAGGGCCAGCCGGCTCCCCGTGGCTGCTTCGGCACGGTCTCCAATCCGATTGCCATGATGACCAGCGAGCACGACAGCGCCGGGACCCTGATGGCCGAGATCCGCAAGCTCAGCGGCGACTACACACCGCCCATCGGCGCCTGCCCCACGTTCCTCAACTTCTACAACAGCCTGCGCGAGTTCGAGCAGGACCTCCACCAGCACATCCACCTCGAGAACAACATCCTGTTCCCCAAGGCGATTGCTCTAGAGCAGGGAATAGGGAGTAGCTATCAAGGGTAG
- a CDS encoding retroviral-like aspartic protease family protein has product MKLPFLRGTIGFFLCAMGWIGWAAVCAQAPAEVHTAPMVERYGKPYVMVTINGRGPFRFVIDTGTGGDALVTPELASQLGLTTVGQATLSDPSGQGGKKVRILQIDSLNLAGVEFSNIRAVEHTFYAESGQAQGLLGFTLFKNYLLTLDFPGRQVTLATGSLKPDGEKTVLPFRLQAGVPVARLKVDGLEPVEAQLDSGGGGLVLPEQLAARLKYDVAPVAFAQGQSICTRFEIKAARLGSDVKLGHYTFTHPVIEIHPAFPLVNFGSPPMQMFAITFDQKSLLVRFKASQRRFTLNAPPSPPRMTNAPPKQPQQADLVPVG; this is encoded by the coding sequence ATGAAACTCCCGTTTCTTCGCGGTACGATCGGGTTCTTCTTATGTGCAATGGGCTGGATAGGCTGGGCGGCGGTGTGCGCCCAGGCGCCGGCGGAGGTGCACACTGCCCCGATGGTGGAGCGCTACGGAAAGCCCTATGTGATGGTGACGATCAACGGGCGCGGGCCGTTTCGGTTCGTGATCGACACGGGCACGGGCGGCGATGCGCTGGTGACGCCGGAGTTAGCGAGCCAGTTGGGCCTGACCACCGTTGGCCAGGCGACTCTGAGCGACCCGAGCGGGCAGGGGGGCAAGAAAGTCCGTATCCTCCAGATCGATTCGCTGAATCTGGCGGGGGTTGAGTTCTCGAATATCCGCGCGGTGGAGCACACGTTTTATGCCGAGTCGGGCCAGGCGCAGGGTCTGCTGGGGTTTACCCTGTTCAAGAATTACCTGCTGACGCTGGACTTTCCCGGACGTCAGGTTACATTGGCAACCGGCTCGCTGAAGCCGGATGGCGAGAAGACGGTCCTGCCCTTCCGGCTGCAGGCAGGGGTACCGGTGGCGCGTCTGAAGGTGGACGGGCTGGAGCCGGTGGAGGCGCAGCTTGATTCCGGCGGCGGAGGCCTGGTGCTGCCGGAACAGCTTGCCGCGCGGCTGAAGTACGACGTGGCGCCGGTGGCGTTTGCGCAAGGCCAGTCCATCTGCACCAGATTTGAGATCAAGGCGGCCCGGCTGGGTAGCGACGTGAAGCTGGGGCACTACACCTTTACGCATCCGGTGATCGAGATTCACCCCGCTTTTCCGCTGGTGAACTTCGGGTCGCCACCGATGCAGATGTTCGCCATCACCTTCGACCAAAAGAGTCTGCTGGTGCGGTTTAAGGCCAGCCAGAGGCGCTTTACGCTCAACGCTCCCCCCAGCCCTCCCCGCATGACCAATGCCCCACCCAAGCAGCCGCAGCAGGCGGACCTGGTGCCCGTGGGGTAA
- the pth gene encoding aminoacyl-tRNA hydrolase — MADASQSVPQPIRRGPFLLVGLGNPGPDYLWTPHNAGFMAIDRIAVQEGVVVQNRRCRAMTATCRIAGREVILAKPETYMNLSGASVSALVQEFEADPQQDLLIMYDELDLALGTFKIRERGSPAGHNGARSVTSALGSQEWLRLRIGVGQDLPPEAIAAGASRRGGKDYLLSPMSKRDLTVMDEVLDRVATAARRIIHDGPGPAMNEFNRKEQ, encoded by the coding sequence TTGGCCGACGCAAGTCAGTCCGTGCCGCAACCGATTCGCCGGGGCCCCTTCCTTTTGGTTGGCCTCGGCAATCCCGGCCCGGATTATTTATGGACCCCCCACAACGCGGGGTTCATGGCTATCGACCGCATCGCCGTTCAAGAAGGCGTTGTGGTCCAGAACCGGCGCTGCCGGGCAATGACCGCCACCTGCCGCATCGCAGGACGCGAAGTCATCCTGGCCAAGCCGGAGACCTATATGAACCTGAGCGGCGCTTCCGTGTCCGCCCTGGTTCAGGAGTTCGAAGCGGACCCGCAGCAGGACCTGCTCATCATGTACGACGAGCTCGACCTGGCGCTGGGGACGTTCAAGATCAGAGAGCGCGGTTCGCCGGCCGGCCACAACGGAGCCCGCAGCGTAACTTCCGCTCTCGGCAGTCAGGAATGGCTGAGGCTGCGCATCGGCGTCGGGCAGGATCTTCCTCCCGAAGCCATTGCAGCCGGGGCAAGTCGGCGGGGTGGCAAGGATTACCTGCTTTCGCCGATGAGCAAGCGTGATCTGACCGTCATGGACGAGGTGCTCGATCGGGTTGCAACCGCTGCCCGCCGCATCATCCACGACGGACCAGGCCCCGCGATGAACGAGTTTAACCGCAAGGAACAGTGA
- the rplI gene encoding 50S ribosomal protein L9 has protein sequence MEVILKEDVANLGHRGDVVKVADGYGRNFLLPRKLALQATAANKAVIEQMKAAAARRSATEKVQAEALLAQLEPVVLTFTRKSGESGHLFGSVTSADIASELAAKGFDIDRRKIVLGDAIKALGNHEVSVKLHREVTAHVKVKVTGEAGEETATEAPAETAAAE, from the coding sequence ATGGAAGTCATCCTGAAAGAAGACGTAGCCAACCTCGGCCACCGCGGAGACGTGGTGAAGGTTGCCGACGGCTACGGCCGCAACTTCCTGCTGCCCCGCAAGCTGGCGCTGCAGGCCACCGCGGCCAACAAGGCGGTCATCGAGCAGATGAAGGCCGCCGCTGCCCGCCGCTCTGCCACGGAGAAGGTCCAGGCGGAAGCCCTCCTGGCCCAGCTAGAGCCGGTCGTACTCACCTTCACCCGCAAGTCCGGTGAGAGCGGACACCTCTTCGGCTCCGTCACCTCGGCCGACATCGCCTCCGAGCTCGCTGCCAAGGGCTTCGACATCGACCGCCGCAAGATCGTTCTCGGCGATGCCATCAAGGCGCTCGGCAACCACGAAGTCTCGGTCAAGCTGCACCGCGAAGTCACCGCGCACGTCAAGGTGAAGGTAACCGGCGAAGCTGGCGAAGAAACCGCCACCGAAGCCCCCGCGGAAACCGCCGCCGCCGAATAA